Proteins found in one Halobaculum sp. MBLA0147 genomic segment:
- a CDS encoding rpa-associated protein — protein MSADGDDGGPGEREVAHRLFAAEFEDAAFEYSESDEDRAPNYVVTPTGARVNRLFVAGVLTEVETVNEDTLRGRVVDPTGAFVTYAGQYQPDEVAFLDRTTPPAFVSLAGKGRTFQPDDSDVVYTSVRPERLNEVDADTRDAWVVDAARATLRRVGVMAAAREFAERGDALRERLVAAGVDESLAAGVPLALDHYGTTAGYLEGLREVAVQALGVVADEREEVAATTPDPAADGDAVGPLPTWARLDESAAATEADTGVAETDADPDSTETAADVGEVDGETSAVDTDATQMDTDATAATADTSDGGQSAAPATETESTTATGDAPTESTASGGGEPAATTPTETATATDTGGAPTESTASEPDPGETPTEESASETDLETETDTDTDDLGSFEDTGDASVGGADGDAPAGDAVDGDSSTATVADDSEPVDATDDLGSFDDTGGVADDGGDLGSFEDPAGGADDDPVAEGDDTTSDPDDATEAAVDPADVDEDDLDDALTEEEREEVMAEHDVSFSTGTEVPDPEESELDAPDPEEIVPDADEGESTPAATETTTGSAGSAEATTGSATETTADDATETADAESETDSDDEAETPDLDDVNLTAAVVDVMAELNDGDGVDREEVLAATVDRYGASPEDVEEAIQDALMNGQCYEAGGGLKPI, from the coding sequence GTGAGCGCGGACGGCGACGACGGCGGGCCGGGTGAGCGCGAGGTCGCCCACCGGCTGTTCGCCGCGGAGTTCGAGGACGCCGCCTTCGAGTACTCGGAGAGTGACGAGGATCGCGCGCCGAACTACGTGGTCACGCCGACCGGCGCGCGGGTCAACCGGCTGTTCGTGGCGGGCGTGCTCACGGAGGTGGAGACGGTCAACGAGGACACGCTGCGTGGACGCGTGGTGGACCCGACCGGGGCGTTCGTCACCTACGCGGGCCAGTACCAGCCCGACGAGGTGGCGTTCCTCGACCGGACGACGCCGCCGGCGTTCGTCTCGCTCGCCGGGAAGGGCCGGACGTTCCAGCCGGACGACTCCGACGTGGTGTACACCTCCGTCCGCCCGGAGCGATTGAACGAGGTCGACGCGGACACCCGCGACGCGTGGGTGGTCGACGCCGCGCGGGCGACGCTGCGTCGCGTCGGCGTGATGGCCGCCGCCCGCGAGTTCGCGGAGCGCGGCGACGCGTTGCGCGAACGACTCGTCGCGGCCGGCGTCGACGAGTCGCTGGCCGCCGGTGTTCCGCTGGCGCTGGACCACTACGGGACGACCGCGGGCTACCTGGAGGGGCTCCGCGAGGTGGCCGTCCAGGCGTTGGGTGTCGTCGCGGACGAACGCGAGGAGGTCGCGGCGACGACGCCCGACCCCGCCGCCGACGGCGACGCGGTCGGCCCGCTGCCGACGTGGGCCCGACTCGACGAGTCGGCAGCAGCGACGGAGGCCGACACGGGTGTGGCGGAGACCGACGCCGACCCGGACTCGACGGAGACGGCCGCAGACGTGGGCGAGGTCGACGGGGAGACGAGTGCGGTCGACACGGACGCGACGCAGATGGACACGGACGCGACGGCGGCGACCGCGGACACGAGCGACGGCGGACAGTCGGCGGCGCCGGCGACGGAGACGGAGTCGACGACGGCGACCGGCGACGCGCCGACGGAGAGTACGGCCAGCGGCGGCGGCGAACCGGCGGCGACGACCCCGACGGAGACGGCGACCGCAACGGACACCGGTGGCGCGCCGACGGAGAGTACGGCTTCGGAACCGGACCCCGGAGAGACACCGACCGAGGAGAGCGCCTCCGAGACGGACCTAGAGACGGAGACGGACACGGACACGGACGACCTGGGCTCGTTCGAGGACACCGGTGATGCGTCGGTCGGAGGCGCCGACGGCGACGCGCCCGCCGGAGACGCCGTCGACGGCGACTCGTCGACGGCGACGGTCGCGGACGACTCCGAACCGGTCGACGCCACCGACGACCTGGGCTCGTTCGACGACACCGGCGGCGTGGCGGACGACGGCGGCGACCTCGGGTCGTTCGAGGACCCAGCCGGCGGCGCGGACGACGACCCCGTCGCCGAGGGTGACGACACCACGAGCGACCCGGACGACGCGACGGAGGCAGCCGTCGACCCGGCGGACGTGGACGAGGACGACCTCGACGACGCCCTGACCGAGGAGGAACGCGAGGAAGTGATGGCGGAACACGACGTGAGCTTCTCGACCGGCACCGAGGTGCCCGATCCCGAGGAGTCCGAGTTGGACGCTCCCGATCCCGAGGAGATCGTCCCCGACGCCGACGAGGGCGAGTCGACACCTGCCGCGACCGAGACGACGACTGGCTCGGCCGGCTCCGCCGAGGCGACCACCGGCTCGGCCACGGAGACGACGGCCGACGACGCGACGGAGACGGCGGACGCCGAGTCGGAGACCGACTCCGACGACGAGGCGGAGACGCCGGATCTCGACGACGTGAACCTCACCGCGGCCGTCGTCGACGTGATGGCGGAGTTGAACGACGGCGACGGTGTCGACCGCGAGGAGGTGCTGGCGGCGACGGTAGACCGCTACGGTGCCTCGCCCGAGGACGTGGAGGAGGCGATCCAGGACGCGCTGATGAACGGGCAGTGTTACGAGGCGGGCGGCGGACTCAAGCCGATCTGA
- a CDS encoding metallophosphoesterase, protein MAPDDGDGSAPDRRDGSPLASGDGGHTDSRSRDRRPLVEPVPDAPAATARLDGERALVVADYHAGIEVGLRYERGVELDSAAPRRRERLLSLVDRTDPDRLVVVGDFGHRVSGAGDTERDEIETLLDALAVPVTLVRGNHDAGLAEAFADRLQTTAPGGTRIGRVGFVHGHTWPDPDVLAADVVCVGHEHPAVKLADEVGRARAERAWLRGPLAREPFAEEGVAAEWNAPELVVVPAFNDRSGGTWVNVEGQGFLAPFLPGALPSAQAYLLDGTRLGDYRGV, encoded by the coding sequence ATGGCACCCGACGACGGAGACGGCTCGGCACCCGATCGGAGAGACGGATCGCCCCTCGCCAGCGGTGACGGGGGACACACCGACTCGCGGTCGCGCGACCGCCGGCCCCTCGTCGAACCCGTCCCGGACGCACCGGCGGCGACCGCGCGACTCGACGGCGAGCGAGCGCTCGTGGTCGCCGACTACCACGCCGGGATCGAGGTGGGGCTCCGTTACGAGCGCGGCGTCGAACTCGACAGCGCCGCGCCGCGTCGCCGCGAGCGACTGCTGTCGCTGGTCGACCGTACCGACCCCGACCGGCTCGTCGTCGTCGGCGACTTCGGGCACCGCGTCTCCGGCGCGGGCGACACGGAGCGCGACGAGATCGAGACGCTGCTCGACGCGCTCGCCGTCCCGGTGACGCTGGTGCGCGGGAACCACGACGCCGGTCTCGCGGAGGCGTTCGCGGACCGCCTGCAGACGACCGCGCCCGGCGGGACGCGGATCGGACGCGTCGGGTTCGTCCACGGCCACACCTGGCCCGACCCGGACGTGTTGGCCGCCGACGTGGTCTGTGTCGGCCACGAACACCCCGCGGTCAAACTCGCCGACGAGGTGGGCCGTGCCCGCGCCGAGCGGGCGTGGCTCCGTGGCCCGCTCGCACGCGAGCCGTTCGCCGAGGAGGGTGTCGCCGCCGAGTGGAACGCGCCCGAACTCGTCGTCGTCCCGGCGTTCAACGACCGGTCCGGCGGGACGTGGGTGAACGTCGAGGGCCAGGGGTTCCTCGCGCCGTTCCTCCCCGGCGCACTCCCCAGCGCGCAGGCGTACCTCCTCGACGGGACGCGGCTCGGGGACTACCGCGGGGTGTGA
- a CDS encoding coiled-coil protein, which translates to MATESEVLEKHDLEPMDESRNVQLDDEKLETGSKGELIKLAGQLRDRRNDLNQMASDRASTRDDLNAKTREKVDEAQEHREKRDELNEQVQEHKESRNQLNAEANELFDEVEEMKQDLELDDEKSIEELKEEIEDLEFKQQTEVLDAEDERELIEKIETKREQLQERKEKVDQSDELEDLIEEAEEVRSEASQHHQKVTELADEAQEHHNEMIEAYREADEIRDEADIVHEKFVEAQEAADQHHEDFVRVQKRLRELDKKEEEEQKEEREKKAEEEREEAEEIYQKFKDGETLDTEDLMKLQKTGLL; encoded by the coding sequence ATGGCAACGGAATCGGAAGTACTCGAGAAACACGATCTCGAACCGATGGACGAATCGCGAAACGTACAGCTAGACGACGAGAAACTGGAGACTGGGTCCAAGGGCGAACTGATCAAACTCGCCGGCCAGCTCCGGGATCGTCGGAACGACCTGAACCAGATGGCCTCCGATCGCGCCTCCACACGCGACGACCTCAACGCGAAGACACGCGAGAAGGTCGACGAGGCCCAGGAACACCGCGAGAAGCGGGACGAGCTCAACGAGCAGGTCCAAGAGCACAAGGAGAGCCGCAACCAGCTCAACGCCGAGGCCAACGAGCTCTTCGACGAGGTCGAGGAGATGAAACAGGACCTCGAACTGGACGACGAGAAGTCCATCGAGGAGCTGAAAGAGGAGATCGAGGACCTCGAGTTCAAACAGCAGACGGAGGTGCTCGACGCCGAGGACGAGCGCGAGCTGATCGAGAAGATCGAGACCAAGCGCGAACAGCTCCAAGAGCGCAAGGAGAAGGTCGACCAGAGTGACGAACTCGAGGACCTGATCGAGGAGGCCGAGGAGGTCCGCAGCGAGGCCTCCCAGCACCACCAGAAGGTGACGGAGCTGGCCGACGAGGCCCAGGAGCACCACAACGAGATGATCGAGGCCTACCGCGAGGCCGACGAGATCCGCGACGAGGCCGACATCGTCCACGAGAAGTTCGTGGAGGCCCAGGAGGCGGCCGACCAGCACCACGAGGACTTCGTCCGCGTCCAGAAGCGCCTGCGCGAGTTGGACAAGAAGGAGGAAGAAGAGCAGAAGGAAGAGCGCGAGAAGAAGGCCGAAGAGGAACGCGAAGAGGCCGAGGAGATCTACCAGAAGTTCAAGGACGGCGAGACCCTCGACACCGAGGACCTGATGAAGCTCCAGAAGACGGGGCTGCTGTAG
- a CDS encoding alkaline phosphatase family protein, giving the protein MGLFDRIRGDDDPRVAFVGIDGVPFSLLADNPEEFPNVASIMEEGAGGAIDSIVPPESSACWPALTTGVNPGETGVYGFQDREVGSYDTYVPMGRDVQATRLWDRVSEAGRDASVFNVPVTFPPQRNVQRMVSGFLSPSIEKAAYPDELGEYLSGIGYKIDADPKLGHDDDKTEFLADANETLDRRYEAFDHYAEQDDWDLFFGVFMTTDRVNHFLFEDYLEEGEYYEEFMAFYRTVDDYIGRLRETFPDDVTMVIASDHGFMHEVYEVDCNRWLADNGWLSFADDDHEELADISDDTEAYSLIPGRFYINKEGREPRGAVPPAEFEAKRAELKEELEAMTGPDGEPVAKRVVVGEDVFDGAHDDIAPDLVVIPNEGFDLKAKFKPSDDGVFYHGPRNGMHSFENATLLVDDPDVSVPEGTDLYDIAPTILDLMEVDYEATAFDGESLA; this is encoded by the coding sequence ATGGGATTGTTCGACCGAATCCGTGGCGACGACGACCCGCGCGTCGCCTTCGTCGGCATCGACGGCGTCCCGTTCAGCCTGCTCGCCGACAACCCCGAGGAGTTCCCGAACGTCGCGTCGATCATGGAGGAGGGTGCCGGTGGGGCCATCGACTCCATCGTCCCGCCGGAGTCGTCCGCCTGCTGGCCGGCGCTCACGACCGGGGTCAACCCCGGCGAGACCGGCGTCTACGGGTTCCAGGATCGCGAGGTCGGCTCGTACGACACGTACGTCCCGATGGGGCGTGACGTACAGGCCACCCGCCTGTGGGACCGCGTGAGCGAGGCCGGCCGCGACGCCTCCGTGTTCAACGTCCCCGTGACGTTCCCGCCACAGCGGAACGTCCAACGGATGGTCTCCGGGTTCCTCTCGCCGTCCATCGAGAAGGCCGCCTACCCGGACGAACTCGGCGAGTACCTCTCAGGGATCGGGTACAAGATCGACGCCGACCCGAAGCTCGGCCACGACGACGACAAGACGGAGTTCCTCGCGGACGCCAACGAGACGCTGGACCGCCGCTACGAGGCGTTCGACCACTACGCCGAGCAGGACGACTGGGACCTGTTCTTCGGCGTGTTCATGACGACCGACCGCGTGAACCACTTCCTGTTCGAGGACTACCTCGAGGAGGGTGAGTACTACGAGGAGTTCATGGCGTTCTACCGGACGGTCGACGACTACATCGGGCGACTCCGGGAGACCTTCCCCGACGACGTGACGATGGTGATCGCCTCCGACCACGGCTTCATGCACGAGGTGTACGAGGTCGACTGCAACCGCTGGCTCGCGGACAACGGCTGGCTCTCGTTCGCGGACGACGACCACGAGGAACTCGCGGACATCTCCGACGACACGGAGGCGTACTCGCTGATCCCCGGCCGATTCTACATCAACAAGGAGGGTCGCGAACCGCGCGGTGCGGTACCACCCGCGGAGTTCGAGGCGAAACGCGCCGAACTCAAGGAGGAGTTGGAGGCGATGACCGGTCCGGACGGCGAGCCGGTCGCCAAGCGCGTCGTCGTCGGCGAGGACGTGTTCGACGGCGCCCACGACGACATCGCGCCGGATCTGGTCGTGATCCCCAACGAGGGGTTCGACCTGAAGGCGAAGTTCAAGCCCAGCGACGACGGCGTGTTCTACCACGGCCCGCGCAACGGGATGCACAGCTTCGAGAACGCGACGCTGCTCGTCGACGACCCGGACGTCTCCGTCCCCGAGGGCACCGACCTCTACGACATCGCCCCGACGATCCTCGACCTGATGGAGGTCGACTACGAGGCGACGGCCTTCGACGGCGAGTCGCTGGCCTGA
- a CDS encoding beta-CASP ribonuclease aCPSF1 → MSQVERQLEETKAQIESEIPDDISVTDVTYEGPELVVYTRHPKQFARNGDLVRNLASKLRKRITVRPHPDVLSAPREAEDDIREIIPEDAGVTDLDFHQDTGEVVIEAEKPGLVIGRHGSTLREITKQVGWTPEVVRTPPIESSTVSNVRNFLKHEREERRDVLEKVGRQIHREEMADDQWVRISTLGCCREVGRAAFVLNTAETRILIDCGDKPGSDDVPYLQVPEALGAGASNLDAVVLTHAHLDHSALIPLLFKYGYDGPIYCTEPTRDLMGLLTLDYLDVAAKEGRTPPYDSEQVREAIKHCIPLEYGDVTDIAPDVKLTMHNAGHILGSAVSHFHVGDGLYNVAFSGDIHYEDTRLFNGAVNDFPRVETLVLESTYGGRNDYQTDQEDSERKLLEVIRETYEDDGKVLIPAFAVGRSQEMMLVLEEAMRSGKIPSMPVHLDGMIWEATAIHTTYPEYLRDDLQDRIFHEDENPFLADEFNHIDGGEEERQEVADGDPCIILSTSGMVTGGPIMSWLRHLGSDEDSTLTFVGYQAQGTLGDKIQRGHEQIPVQDPDDPRRNSTLNLEMGVETVDGFSGHADRQGLENFVRTMNPRPEKVLCVHGDERSVQDLSSALYHDYNMRTFAPKNLETFRFK, encoded by the coding sequence ATGAGTCAAGTCGAACGTCAACTCGAAGAGACGAAGGCACAGATCGAGTCCGAGATCCCAGACGACATCTCCGTCACCGACGTGACCTACGAGGGGCCGGAGCTGGTCGTCTACACTCGTCACCCGAAACAGTTCGCCCGCAACGGCGACCTCGTCCGGAACCTCGCCTCGAAGCTCCGCAAGCGGATCACCGTCCGCCCACACCCGGACGTGTTGTCCGCGCCCCGCGAGGCCGAAGACGACATCCGGGAGATCATCCCCGAGGACGCCGGGGTGACCGACCTGGACTTCCACCAGGACACCGGCGAGGTCGTCATCGAGGCGGAGAAACCCGGACTCGTCATCGGCCGCCACGGCTCGACGCTCCGGGAGATCACCAAACAGGTCGGCTGGACGCCCGAGGTAGTCCGCACGCCGCCCATCGAGTCATCGACGGTCTCGAACGTCCGCAACTTCCTGAAACACGAACGCGAGGAGCGCCGCGACGTGTTGGAGAAGGTCGGCCGCCAGATCCACCGCGAGGAGATGGCCGACGACCAGTGGGTCCGCATCTCCACGCTCGGCTGTTGTCGCGAGGTCGGCCGCGCGGCCTTCGTGCTCAACACCGCGGAGACGCGTATCCTGATCGACTGTGGCGACAAGCCCGGCTCCGACGACGTGCCGTACCTGCAAGTACCCGAGGCGCTCGGTGCGGGCGCGAGCAACCTCGACGCGGTCGTGTTGACGCACGCCCACCTCGACCACTCGGCGTTGATCCCGCTGCTGTTCAAGTACGGCTACGACGGCCCGATCTACTGTACGGAGCCGACACGGGACCTGATGGGGCTGCTCACACTGGACTACCTCGACGTGGCCGCCAAGGAGGGGCGGACGCCGCCGTACGACTCCGAGCAGGTCCGCGAGGCGATCAAACACTGTATCCCGCTGGAGTACGGCGACGTGACGGACATCGCGCCGGACGTGAAGCTCACGATGCACAACGCCGGCCACATCCTCGGCTCGGCGGTGTCGCACTTCCACGTCGGCGACGGGCTGTACAACGTCGCCTTCTCGGGTGACATCCACTACGAGGACACGCGGCTGTTCAACGGCGCGGTCAACGACTTCCCGCGGGTGGAGACGCTCGTGTTGGAGTCGACCTACGGCGGTCGCAACGACTACCAGACGGACCAGGAGGACTCCGAGCGGAAGCTGTTGGAGGTGATCCGGGAGACGTACGAGGACGACGGGAAGGTGTTGATCCCGGCGTTCGCGGTCGGGCGGTCACAGGAGATGATGCTCGTGTTGGAGGAGGCGATGCGGTCGGGGAAGATCCCCTCGATGCCGGTCCACCTCGACGGGATGATCTGGGAGGCGACGGCGATCCACACCACCTACCCCGAGTACCTGCGCGACGACCTCCAAGACCGGATCTTCCACGAGGACGAGAACCCGTTCCTCGCCGACGAGTTCAACCACATCGACGGCGGGGAGGAGGAGCGGCAGGAGGTCGCGGACGGTGATCCGTGTATCATCCTCTCGACGTCGGGGATGGTCACCGGCGGGCCGATCATGTCGTGGCTCCGCCACCTCGGCAGCGACGAAGACTCGACGCTCACCTTCGTCGGCTACCAGGCACAGGGGACGCTCGGCGACAAGATCCAGCGCGGTCACGAGCAGATCCCGGTGCAGGACCCGGACGACCCCCGGCGCAACAGCACACTCAACCTGGAGATGGGCGTCGAGACGGTCGACGGCTTCTCCGGGCACGCCGACCGCCAGGGACTGGAGAACTTCGTACGGACGATGAACCCGCGGCCGGAGAAGGTGTTGTGTGTCCACGGGGACGAGCGGTCCGTCCAGGACCTCTCGTCGGCGTTGTACCACGACTACAACATGCGGACGTTCGCGCCGAAGAACCTGGAGACGTTCCGGTTCAAGTGA
- a CDS encoding MTH1187 family thiamine-binding protein has protein sequence MTVIAMLSVAPVIEDSMAGEVAEAVAALDDFDVRYETNPMGTVIEADDVDTLFAAVQAAHEAVDGDRVSTFLKIDDKRDSDGRAAEKVEAVERELGHAATSDRERDWE, from the coding sequence ATGACCGTGATCGCGATGTTGTCGGTCGCACCGGTGATCGAAGACAGCATGGCCGGCGAGGTGGCGGAGGCCGTCGCGGCGCTGGACGACTTCGACGTGCGCTACGAGACGAACCCGATGGGGACCGTGATCGAGGCGGACGACGTGGACACGCTGTTCGCCGCCGTCCAGGCGGCCCACGAGGCCGTCGACGGCGACCGCGTCAGCACGTTCCTCAAGATCGACGACAAACGCGACAGTGACGGCCGCGCCGCCGAGAAGGTCGAGGCCGTCGAACGCGAACTCGGCCACGCCGCGACCAGCGACCGAGAACGCGACTGGGAGTGA
- a CDS encoding YihY/virulence factor BrkB family protein produces MTVDADRVVTVARALVREARAEQLTFLAGSIAYHAFVSLLPLLLLLVLVLSALGELAPTEAVFTVVGAAFTEGAADVLLGELRRTSRSRRLSLVGGLVLVWGTLRVFRGLDTAFSDVYETEAANGFLDQVRDGFVVSVAFALAVVVAGTVASAIPGDGAGPGWLLVNRLALVVGLTLTLWPMYYVFPDTDVTAREVLPGTAFAAVGLTVFVSLFGVYVDWSGEQPDESVLAAILVFLTWLYVSGLVVLLGVALNAVLSNRSEDVSIDPVFGDAGTTATARRDRLATELAAVDRLFADPGSFGIARGDDRVDLPAPDSVTVTDEASATDDADTEFAVEFRWHASASASSGSGADDESA; encoded by the coding sequence GTGACAGTGGACGCCGACAGAGTCGTGACGGTCGCTCGTGCGCTCGTCCGAGAGGCGCGGGCCGAACAGCTCACCTTCCTCGCGGGGAGTATCGCCTACCACGCGTTCGTCTCGCTACTGCCGTTGTTGCTGTTGCTGGTGCTCGTCCTCTCGGCGCTGGGGGAGTTGGCGCCGACGGAGGCGGTGTTCACGGTCGTCGGCGCCGCGTTCACCGAGGGTGCCGCGGACGTGCTACTCGGGGAACTCCGCCGGACGAGTCGCTCTCGGCGGCTGTCGCTCGTCGGTGGACTCGTGCTCGTGTGGGGAACGCTGCGAGTGTTCCGCGGCCTCGACACTGCGTTCTCGGACGTGTACGAGACGGAGGCGGCCAACGGCTTCCTCGACCAGGTGCGAGACGGGTTCGTCGTCTCCGTCGCGTTCGCGCTCGCGGTGGTCGTCGCCGGGACGGTCGCGTCGGCGATCCCCGGTGACGGCGCTGGCCCCGGCTGGCTGCTCGTCAACCGACTCGCGCTCGTCGTGGGGTTGACGCTGACGTTGTGGCCGATGTACTACGTGTTCCCGGACACGGACGTGACCGCCCGCGAGGTGCTCCCGGGGACCGCCTTCGCCGCCGTCGGCCTGACCGTGTTCGTCTCGCTGTTCGGGGTGTACGTCGACTGGAGCGGCGAACAGCCCGACGAGAGTGTGCTCGCCGCCATCCTCGTCTTCCTCACGTGGCTGTACGTCTCCGGCCTCGTCGTCTTGTTGGGGGTGGCGCTCAACGCGGTGCTCTCGAACCGCAGCGAGGACGTGTCGATCGACCCAGTGTTCGGCGACGCCGGGACGACGGCGACCGCGCGCCGCGACCGGCTGGCGACCGAGCTCGCCGCCGTCGACCGCCTGTTCGCGGACCCCGGCTCGTTCGGGATCGCTCGCGGCGACGACCGCGTCGATCTGCCCGCGCCCGACTCGGTGACCGTCACGGACGAGGCGTCGGCCACGGACGACGCCGACACCGAGTTCGCCGTCGAGTTCCGGTGGCACGCGTCGGCGTCTGCGTCGTCGGGTAGCGGCGCAGACGACGAGTCGGCGTGA
- a CDS encoding ubiquinol-cytochrome c reductase iron-sulfur subunit produces MSADEDKYPGDSGRRRFVKGVVGGATLAGVGATGSAAINSVTSSSGAGGGAIEAMAIENTAGPAPRGMPQIPVEIDGGELKGVWPEVKEVKEGGRTIKVAETELGGKTYSSAWFQFCGVESYEAVQPDYEPEQGNYFLAPSSATYDWMSDLSEGDRLTVDMFSDYESWGNGIGVDGLGKPANGIWRSLDTENDLLVNVIRSPVIEELAASGSAEGADGETYEVSDSVQTWLQASTAQGFVAWLNKCTHFCCVPKYKGLDGSAKFDAANEVYCPCHQSVYEPFSIVSTLFAARPRPA; encoded by the coding sequence ATGAGCGCGGACGAGGACAAGTACCCCGGCGACTCCGGTCGTCGTCGGTTCGTCAAGGGTGTCGTCGGTGGCGCGACGCTGGCCGGCGTCGGTGCGACCGGCTCGGCGGCCATCAACAGTGTCACCTCCTCCTCGGGGGCCGGTGGCGGTGCCATCGAGGCGATGGCCATCGAGAACACGGCCGGACCCGCCCCGCGTGGGATGCCGCAGATCCCCGTCGAGATCGACGGTGGGGAACTGAAAGGTGTCTGGCCCGAGGTGAAGGAGGTCAAAGAGGGCGGTCGGACGATCAAAGTCGCCGAGACGGAGTTGGGCGGCAAGACGTACTCCTCGGCGTGGTTCCAGTTCTGTGGCGTGGAGTCGTACGAGGCCGTCCAGCCGGACTACGAGCCGGAGCAGGGGAACTACTTCCTCGCCCCCTCCTCGGCGACGTACGACTGGATGTCGGACCTCTCGGAGGGGGACCGGCTCACCGTCGACATGTTCTCCGACTACGAGTCGTGGGGTAACGGGATCGGCGTCGACGGACTCGGGAAGCCCGCCAACGGGATCTGGCGGTCGTTGGACACGGAGAACGACCTGCTCGTCAACGTGATCCGCTCGCCGGTGATCGAGGAACTCGCCGCCAGTGGCTCCGCGGAGGGCGCCGACGGCGAGACGTACGAGGTCAGCGACTCCGTCCAGACGTGGCTCCAGGCGTCGACCGCACAGGGGTTCGTCGCCTGGCTCAACAAGTGTACCCACTTCTGTTGTGTCCCCAAGTACAAGGGACTCGACGGCTCGGCGAAGTTCGACGCCGCCAACGAGGTGTACTGTCCGTGTCACCAGTCGGTGTACGAGCCGTTCAGCATCGTGTCGACGCTGTTCGCCGCCCGCCCGCGCCCCGCCTGA
- a CDS encoding aldo/keto reductase: protein MTQFHRFGLGTYELEGEQCTESVATALDAGYRHVDTAQGYDNEREVAAGIERSSVAREDVFLATKLSTEHLGYEAAVETARASADRLGVDTIDLLYVHWPIDSYDAPETCRALNDLHAEGLIDHVGLSNFRPDQLDTAHAHLDVPIFAHQVECHPLLPQADLREYAREDDHWLVAYSPIARNRVAEVPEIVAVADEHDATPAQVALAWLLSKECVAAIPKATSETHVRENLAATELSLPAETLARVDAIEERERIVDFERAPWNAVADD, encoded by the coding sequence GTGACCCAGTTCCACCGGTTCGGCCTCGGCACGTACGAACTCGAGGGCGAACAGTGTACCGAGAGCGTCGCGACGGCACTCGACGCCGGCTACCGGCACGTCGACACCGCACAGGGGTACGACAACGAGCGCGAGGTAGCCGCCGGGATCGAGCGGTCGAGCGTCGCCCGCGAGGACGTGTTCCTCGCGACGAAGCTGTCGACGGAGCACCTCGGGTACGAGGCCGCCGTCGAGACCGCCCGGGCGTCGGCCGACCGGCTCGGCGTCGACACGATCGACCTCCTGTACGTCCACTGGCCCATCGACAGCTACGACGCGCCGGAGACGTGTCGCGCGTTGAACGACCTCCACGCGGAGGGGCTGATCGACCACGTCGGCCTGTCGAACTTCCGACCGGACCAACTCGACACCGCGCACGCCCACCTCGACGTGCCGATCTTCGCCCACCAGGTGGAGTGTCACCCGTTGCTCCCGCAGGCGGACCTGCGCGAGTACGCCCGCGAGGACGACCACTGGCTGGTCGCGTACTCGCCGATCGCCCGCAACCGCGTGGCGGAGGTGCCGGAGATCGTCGCCGTGGCAGACGAACACGACGCCACACCCGCACAGGTCGCGTTGGCGTGGCTCCTCTCGAAGGAGTGCGTCGCCGCGATCCCGAAGGCGACGAGCGAGACACACGTCCGCGAGAACCTCGCCGCGACGGAACTGTCGCTGCCTGCGGAGACGCTCGCGCGGGTCGACGCGATCGAGGAGCGCGAGCGGATCGTCGACTTCGAGCGCGCCCCGTGGAACGCGGTCGCGGACGACTGA
- a CDS encoding EthD family reductase, with translation MQELVVAFEKRDDLTTDELREYYHAEHAPIVERLPNLVGYDVTFPSDPARSPYDGIARLRFPDGAAMREALETETADEMEADAAEFADPDSLVQIVGEYTDVLADD, from the coding sequence ATGCAGGAACTCGTCGTCGCCTTCGAGAAGCGAGACGACCTGACGACCGACGAACTGCGCGAGTACTACCACGCGGAACACGCACCCATCGTCGAGCGACTCCCGAACCTCGTCGGGTACGACGTGACGTTCCCGTCGGACCCCGCCCGCTCGCCGTACGACGGGATCGCTCGCCTCCGGTTCCCCGACGGCGCGGCGATGCGCGAGGCGCTGGAGACCGAGACCGCCGACGAGATGGAGGCCGACGCCGCCGAGTTCGCCGACCCCGACTCCCTCGTCCAGATCGTCGGCGAGTACACCGACGTGTTGGCCGACGACTGA